From Oreochromis aureus strain Israel breed Guangdong linkage group 4, ZZ_aureus, whole genome shotgun sequence, a single genomic window includes:
- the akt1s1 gene encoding uncharacterized protein akt1s1, which translates to MASITQSSELEIPDNHKESWLALLSAAEVYCQKSGCDLAILTACKKFRSTTGEGEVGRKRESGSAFPRECDFSYNVWGQGFLAESARRYMDDIGVLHSTTMLTAQKHTRQAGGEGGTKLVVDLTSDPGNRGSLTSDIVVGGVSPNGRLYSQSYPSIYSSGAMTGQGGGQNGTGEREREKSALEAERGLQRSGIEDLEEEVEDEEEEEDMDERRPYGNESAGVFSMDEDSVSRDCEPFFESDGEEESTDGSLSEDAPPPSRGMAVGQGAYSSRQSHPMALARSLPVSVPVWGCRGSRAAQGDSNSGERSGCADLEHIAASMKALLAPGATDGTEMFGALPRPRLNTGDFSLKQ; encoded by the exons ATGGCCTCCATCACGCAGTCATCCGAGCTCGAAATCCCAGACAACCACAAAGAGAGCTGGCTGGCACTACTTTCTGCAGCAGAAGTGTATTGCCAAAAGTCTGGCTGCGACCTGGCCATACTCACAGCCTGTAAGAAGTTCCGGTCGACGACTGGAGAAGGAGAAGTGGGGAGGAAGCGGGAGAGCGGCAGTGCCTTTCCGAGGGAGTGCGATTTCTCTTATAATGTATGGGGTCAGGGATTTCTGGCTGAGTCGGCGCGTcgctacatggatgacatcggTGTGCTGCACTCCACAACCATGCTAACAGCCCAAAAGCACACACGCCAAGctggaggagagggaggaacCAAGCTAGTGGTtgacttgacctctgaccctggaAACAGGGGG AGCTTAACAAGTGACATTGTAGTGGGAGGAGTCAGTCCTAATGGAAGACTGTACTCCCAAAGCTACCCGTCGATCTACAGTTCAGGAGCCATGACCGGGCAGGGCGGCGGGCAGAACGGTACCGGAGAGAGGGAACGTGAGAAGAGCGCATTGGAGGCCGAGCGAGGTCTACAGAGGTCTGGGATTGAGGATTTAGAAGAAGAGGTtgaggatgaagaagaggaggaggacatgGATGAGAGGAGACCCTATGGGAATGAAAGTGCAG GTGTGTTCTCCATGGATGAGGACTCAGTTTCTCGGGACTGTGAGCCGTTCTTTGAATCTGATGGAGAGGAAGAGAGCACGGATG GCTCTTTGAGTGAGGATGCCCCTCCGCCATCGCGCGGTATGGCTGTGGGTCAGGGTGCGTATTCATCCCGTCAGTCCCATCCCATGGCGTTGGCCCGCTCCCTGCCTGTGTCTGTGCCTGTGTGGGGCTGCAGAGGAAGCAGAGCTGCTCAGGGAGACAGCAACAGTGGAGAACGG TCGGGCTGTGCTGACCTGGAGCACATCGCTGCCAGTATGAAGGCTCTGCTGGCCCCCGGAGCCACTGATGGGACGGAAATGTTTGGGGCCCTGCCTCGACCCCGTCTCAACACAGGGGACTTCTCTCTCAAGCAATGA
- the zgc:195001 gene encoding tripartite motif-containing protein 16 encodes MPNCAVSNTKIMPVPKKAGRKNSSATEVTLPPYEPNIPEPTTRADFMKYWIPLSFDDKTAQKLLWISEGGSKVARTSDAVCPYSQRPERYDHSPQVLCKEGLLGHRGYWEVDYDGWVVIGVVSDSSPRKVQDGPCGIGENKSSWGAGWSGSCYQIWHNAENVDIQLPLSSTMGVYIDQPAGIIKFLLVEGEGEKEVRLIHKFKENLQEKVFPGFWVGTNSFCLIRKKDQ; translated from the exons ATGCCAAACTGCGCCGTGAGCAACACGAAAATCATGCCCGTACCCAAGAAAGCAG ggagaaaaaacagtaGTGCTACAGAAG TAACACTGCCACCATATGAGCCCAATATCCCCGAACCAACCACCAGGGCTGACTTCATGAAAT ACTGGATCCCCCTCTCTTTCGATGACAAAACTGCACAGAAACTGCTGTGGATTTCAGAGGGCGGCTCTAAGGTGGCTCGTACATCAGATGCAGTGTGCCCTTATTCCCAGAGACCTGAGAGATATGACCACTCACCACAG GTGCTGTGCAAGGAAGGGCTGCTGGGCCATCGAGGGTACTGGGAGGTGGACTACGACGGCTGGGTGGTGATCGGGGTGGTCAGCGATAGCTCACCCCGGAAGGTGCAGGACGGACCCTGCGGCATCGGAGAGAACAAATCCTCCTGGGGTGCTGGCTGGTCTGGCTCCTGCTATCAGATCTGGCACAATGCGGAGAACGTGGACATCCAGCTGCCCCTGTCCTCCACCATGGGTGTCTACATCGACCAGCCCGCAGGCATCATAAAGTTCCTCTTGGTGGAGGGAGAGGGTGAGAAGGAGGTGCGGCTGATTCACAAATTCAAAGAAAACCTCCAGGAGAAGGTCTTCCCTGGATTCTGGGTTGGCACCAATTCCTTCTGCCTTATTCGGAAAAAGGATCAGTGA
- the emc10 gene encoding ER membrane protein complex subunit 10 isoform X1: MARVVQSKVAVVSTVFFVCLHFACCNNGRRVGDALETEFSGFSVPLEHSFEVDDVAKFQVRGALLLKPGREPSVSLSQNPLSDEDRTKLKEVAAVDGLYRIRVPRVFLQADRQTERQMEGYLTAFVRACAMVESHLSDVIALHTDVSGYLIGVSIVTLPGACRGTEVEDEVDLEIFNTTLSIMAPVNAPGPETAFFLERMEQESEKKGKNPQEQKSFIAKYWMYIVPLVLFLMMSGAQDQAGAGAGGGAGNGGGR, translated from the exons ATGGCTCGTGTGGTACAATCTAAGGTTGCTGTTGTTTCCACTGTTTTCTTCGTATGTTTACATTTTGCATGTTGTAATAACGGAAGAAGG GTTGGTGATGCCTTGGAGACTGAGTTCAGTGGTTTCTCTGTGCCTCTTGAACACTCATTTGAAGTCG atgatGTAGCAAAGTTTCAAGTGCGTGGAGCTCTGCTGTTAAAGCCTGGAAGAGAGCCGAGTGTCTCACTAAGTCAGAACCCGCTGTCAGATGAGGACAGGACCAAATTGAAG GAAGTGGCTGCAGTGGACGGTCTGTACAGGATCAGAGTGCCTCGTGTTTTCCTGCaggctgacagacagacagagcggCAGATGGAAGGCTACCTCACGGCATTCGTCAGAGCT TGTGCCATGGTTGAGTCCCATCTGAGCGATGTGATCGCACTCCACACTGACGTCTCTGGGTACCTCATTGGTGTCTCCATAGTGACGTTGCCCGGGGCCTGCAGGGGCACGGAGGTTGAGGATGAAGTCGACCTTGAGATTTTCAACACCACGCTCAGCATAATGGCTCCAGTCAATGCACCTGG ACCTGAGACGGCTTTCTTCCTTGAACGGATGGAACAGGAATCTGAGAAGAAAGGGAAGAACCCACAAGAGCAGAAATCTTTCATCGCTAAATAT TGGATGTACATTGTGCCTCTCGTTCTTTTCTTGATGATGTCTGGCGCTCAGGATCAGGCGGGAgcaggagctggtggtggagcaGGCAATGGCGGTGGCCGATGA
- the emc10 gene encoding ER membrane protein complex subunit 10 isoform X2 → MARVVQSKVAVVSTVFFVCLHFACCNNGRRVGDALETEFSGFSVPLEHSFEVDDVAKFQVRGALLLKPGREPSVSLSQNPLSDEDRTKLKEVAAVDGLYRIRVPRVFLQADRQTERQMEGYLTAFVRACAMVESHLSDVIALHTDVSGYLIGVSIVTLPGACRGTEVEDEVDLEIFNTTLSIMAPVNAPGPETAFFLERMEQESEKKGKNPQEQKSFIAKYWYLILGGAIFLMVTNSAQPPAGGGREQS, encoded by the exons ATGGCTCGTGTGGTACAATCTAAGGTTGCTGTTGTTTCCACTGTTTTCTTCGTATGTTTACATTTTGCATGTTGTAATAACGGAAGAAGG GTTGGTGATGCCTTGGAGACTGAGTTCAGTGGTTTCTCTGTGCCTCTTGAACACTCATTTGAAGTCG atgatGTAGCAAAGTTTCAAGTGCGTGGAGCTCTGCTGTTAAAGCCTGGAAGAGAGCCGAGTGTCTCACTAAGTCAGAACCCGCTGTCAGATGAGGACAGGACCAAATTGAAG GAAGTGGCTGCAGTGGACGGTCTGTACAGGATCAGAGTGCCTCGTGTTTTCCTGCaggctgacagacagacagagcggCAGATGGAAGGCTACCTCACGGCATTCGTCAGAGCT TGTGCCATGGTTGAGTCCCATCTGAGCGATGTGATCGCACTCCACACTGACGTCTCTGGGTACCTCATTGGTGTCTCCATAGTGACGTTGCCCGGGGCCTGCAGGGGCACGGAGGTTGAGGATGAAGTCGACCTTGAGATTTTCAACACCACGCTCAGCATAATGGCTCCAGTCAATGCACCTGG ACCTGAGACGGCTTTCTTCCTTGAACGGATGGAACAGGAATCTGAGAAGAAAGGGAAGAACCCACAAGAGCAGAAATCTTTCATCGCTAAATAT TGGTATTTGATTCTGGGTGGTGCAATCTTCCTCATGGTCACCAATTCAGCACAGCCCCCAGCAGGGGGAGGCAGAGAGCAGAGCTGA